The Candidatus Zymogenaceae bacterium region CTGCTGACCGCCGCTCATCTCGTTCGGGCGGGCGTCGATGTAGTCCTTCAGCCCCACATCGGTAAGTATGGTCTCCGCCCGCTCGACCCGCTCCCGCTCGTCGACACCCTGGAGCAGCATCACGTATTCCACGTTCTCCCGGGCGGTCAACACCGGAATGAGGTTGTAGGCCTGAAAAATGAAGCCGATCCTGTTGAGCCGAAGCTTCGAAAGCTCCGACTTGCTGAATCCGGACAGGTCTTCACCGGCCACCCGGACGGTGCCGCCGGTGGGATAATCCAGGGCGCCGATGATGTTCAGAAGCGTCGTCTTCCCCGATCCCGAGGGCCCGGAAAGGGCCATGAACTCGCCCTCGTGCACCTCCAGGTCCACCCCCCTCAGCGCGCGCACCGCCACCTTCGAATCTTCGTATGTTTTTTCCAAATTCTTGGTTTCAATGATAGCCTTGGTATCCATAGATATCACCTTTTTTGATTCTCATATATCGCTCAGACGGAACGAAACGCCTCCACCGGGTTGAGACGCATGATCTTCACCGCGGGATAGACCGCGGAAAAGAGCGCCGCACAAAACACCGACGCCGAAGAGCCGATAATATTGTTCCAGTGAAGCACCGGATAGATGATGGGGCTGATGCCCCCCATGTACTTGAGGCTGTCGGCCCAAATGGAGATGTTGATGCCGGTCTTGGAAACGACGGCGAACACCAGCAGCGTGAATACCCATCCGGCGATCAGCCCGGTCAGCCCCAGGAAGAATCCCTCCCACATCACCATGGAAAAGACCCTCCCCGGCCTGGTCCCGATGGCCATCAGGATCCCGATCTCCCGGGTGCGCTCCAGGACGCTCATCAGAATCGTATTCACGATGCCGAAGGCCATGGCCATGATCACCAGGATATACACAATATAATTGAAGGCGTCCCACAGCTCCAACATCTGGTGCATCAGCGGAATGACCATCATCCAGGGGAGCACCTCGAGGCCGCTGACCTCCAGATCCCGCTTCAGAGACGCCGTGACCTCATCAACATGATCGAGGCTCTCGGTCATGACGACGATCTCCGATACCCGTCCGGGCATCGAGAGGAGGTCCTGGGCGTCTGTGAGATTAATATAGATGTTATATTTATCAAACTCCTTGGAGGTGGACTCGAAGATGCCGCTGACGCGAAACGCCGCGGCGCCGATCTCCGTGGCCAGCCCCTGACCCATCAGGACGATCTTGTCTCCCTTCTTCACCTTCAGCTTGTCCGCCAGGGAGCGGCCGATGTAGATCTCGCCCTTCTTTCCGGTCAGAAAATCCCCCTCCACCAGATAATTCTTCACCGCGCTCACACCCGGCTCCGTCTCGTGATCGACCCCCCATATCTCCACGCCGGAGGAGCTCTCCGGCGAGGACACCAGACCCCGCGCCTTGATGCGCTCGGCGTAGGCCGTTACCGAGGGAGTCTCTTCAACGAAGTTGCCGACGTATTTCGGGTCGCGGATGTTGAGCGACACGTTCATGTTGTCGTTGAAGCCCTTTTCGTGTATCTGTATGTGCCCCACGCCGTTTTCGATGGAGGTCTTGAGCATGTCCACGCTCATCCCCTTCATGATGGCGATCATGAACACCATGCCGAAAAGCCCCACCACGATGGCCGTGAGTATCACCGCAGAGCGCCGCCTGTTTCGCCAGATATTTCGCCAGGCAAGCTTGAGGGTCATTATCATCGCACAGTCTCCTCTCCTATATGTATCGCAGCGCCTGTACCGGCCTGAGGCGCGACGCCTTGACGGCGGGATAGACCGCGGCCAGCAGCGTCGATCCCAGAATGATCATGTCGGTGACGTAAAACACCCACGGGTACATCCGGGCGTATATCTTTGGATCGATGCCGAAGCTCCACATCACATCCGAGTACTGGGAAAAATCCCACGGGTGGATGGTGAAGTAGTACGCGACCCCGAATCCCACCATGTCGCCGATGATAATGCCGAGAAAGGCGATGAGGGCCGATTCCATCATGATCAGCCGGATGATCTCGTTTGGCCGGGTGCCCAGGGCCATCATCACACCGAACTCCCGATAGCGCTCCATCACCGCCATCAGGATGGTATTGAGAATGCCGAAGATAACCACCAGCAGGATGACAACGAAAAAGAGATAGCCGAAGGCGTTGTCGAACTCGATGAATTGCACCAGGTCCGGCATCAGCTCCTGCCAGGTCATCACCTCCACCCGCTCGAGATCCACGGCATCTTTCAGATCCCGGGTCGTCTTTTTCACCTTCCGGGAGTCGGACAGCAGGATGGACACCTCGGAGACCTGCTCGTCTATGGAGAGGAGATAGCGCATGGCGTCGAGCGTAATGAAGGCCATGCCCCGGTCCATCTCAGTGGTGTTGGACTTGAATATCCCCACCACCGTATATTCCCCGGCGGAGAGCGCCCCGTAGATGTCCTGGGTCATGATGATGACCGAGTCATTCACCTCAACTTCCAGGTTTTTGGCAAGGATCTCGCCGATGAAAATACCCGACGCATCGCCGTCGGTCAGGTACTCGCCCCGATACACCTTGTCAGGTAACGAGGTGAACGAGCGTTCCCTTTCCGGCTCCACGCCGATGAGCATGATGCCGCCGCTGTTTCCCCCCTGGTCCACGGCGGTGGAGATGAGGGCGTCCACGTTCAGGCGCCTCACCCAGGCCTCCACCCGCTCGTCGGCGTCCACGAACGTGAGAAGCTCATCGGACGGGGTGAAGCCGTTGAAGATGGTCCGGTCGTCCCAGTAGCCGCTCTTGTGAACCTGGATATGTCCGGTGTGTATCTTCAGGGTGTCCCGAATCATCTGTTCGTGCTCACCCAGGGCGAAACACCATGAAAAAATCGCCAGAAACACCGCGAATACCACCGCCGCCGTGGTGATGAGGGTGCGGCGGGTGTTGCGCCAGATGTTTCGCCACGCCAGGGTGAATACGCGGTACTGTCTTCGTGCCATGATCGGTTACTCCGATTTGTCGTTTCCGGTTATCTCTCGCCTATTCGGGAACGATGCCCCGCTTCAGGTCGGAAAGATTGAAGATGTTGTCATCGACGGGAACGTCGAAATTGATCTCGTGCACCGTGATGATGGTCTTCTTCCCCTCCTCCTTGACCGGCTCCATGGTCCAAATCGTCGGATAGGAGCGCCCGGCGATCTTCTTGATCTCCGACATGTACATCACCCGGATCATCTCCCCCTCCTCGTCGTAGTATTCGTACCGGAGGGGGGCGAAGTCCTCCGTGCGGATGTATATATTGATTTTACCCCAGACAACCGGAGCCTCGGGCCTGGCGATCAGCTCAAGGACGTAAGCCTCTCCCTGATCCAGGGTCTCCGTCCCCAAAAGCGCCGGATCGTAGTCGTCCACAATGCTCGATTCCCGCACCAGGTCGTCGTTGGTGAAGTCCGAACCCATCCAAGACTGCATCATCATGGACGGCGGTATCTTGATGACCTTCTCCACCGAGGGGAGATAGTTCCACATGTTGTTGTCCACCTTCAGGGATACCGTACCCGCCTCCTTGGCCGGCGCGGTTATCTTGACCAGGGACCGCTCCTTCCCCTTCTCCCAGTACTTCATGTCGAGGGTCCGCTCCCAGTTCGGGTTGACGATGTGCATGCTCATCACCCCCACGTTGGAGCTGCCCCGCATGATGTCCTCGGCCTTCCTGACGATCTCGTCGGCCGTCATCTCCTGGGAAAAGACCGGAAACGCGATCCCCGCAATCAATGCAAGCAGCGATACCATTATCATGATTCTTCTCATGCTTTTTCCTCCCGTACGCTCGCTTCACACGATATCTGCGCACTCTGAGTCTTGTGTCATCTCATATATTTTAGTATATCTCTTGATCTTCCATATCGGGTGGATTTTTTCTGTTGCTCAATAATAACGTATCGTGTTCAATCCCACCGCAGACCGTGTACACGTCAATCTTCACGAACATCCTCCCCGCGTTTCTTGGAAACGCTCTTCAGAAACTTCTCCAGGGAGCCGACATACGCTTCGAAGGCCCTCCTCCCCTCCCCGGTCACCCGATAGACGGTACGGGGTCTGTTTTTCACAAACTCCTTGACGACCGAGATATAGCCGTTTTTCTCCAGCACCTTCAGGTGGGCGTTCAGGTTGCCGTCGGACAGATTCAATGACTTTTTCAGGGCGGTAAACTCCGCTTCGTCCTCGGCGGAGAGAATCGTCATGATGCCCAGGCGCGCCCGCTCGTGTATTACCCTGTCCAGGGTATCCGTTATTGATATGGCCTTTTCCATGGCATTTGTTTCGCCCTTGTGTGGAATATCAGGATGCGCTCTCGCTCTCCAATGCGATCCGACAGATTATGTCATCAGCATGACGGTCAACACCGCCTGAAGTATGGAAAGAAACAGCGTCCCGAATAAAATGACGCGCGATACCAACGGCGTGAACTCCTCCCGACCCTTTTTAATGAAGTAGGTGTGGATCGAAAAGGCGAATAAGCCCGCCCCCGCTACCACCAGGCTGATAATGAGCCCCGCCCGGGTGAGCTCCTTGACCTGTACGATTCCCCACAGGGCCGGCAGCAGCAGGGGAAAATGAATCAGCAGGAACCCTCCCAAACCGCCGGGGAGTCGAAACAGCTCCCATTCCTTCCAGTAGGCCGAGTCCATCTCGTGAACGATGAGAAACAGCAGGT contains the following coding sequences:
- a CDS encoding ABC transporter permease, producing MARRQYRVFTLAWRNIWRNTRRTLITTAAVVFAVFLAIFSWCFALGEHEQMIRDTLKIHTGHIQVHKSGYWDDRTIFNGFTPSDELLTFVDADERVEAWVRRLNVDALISTAVDQGGNSGGIMLIGVEPERERSFTSLPDKVYRGEYLTDGDASGIFIGEILAKNLEVEVNDSVIIMTQDIYGALSAGEYTVVGIFKSNTTEMDRGMAFITLDAMRYLLSIDEQVSEVSILLSDSRKVKKTTRDLKDAVDLERVEVMTWQELMPDLVQFIEFDNAFGYLFFVVILLVVIFGILNTILMAVMERYREFGVMMALGTRPNEIIRLIMMESALIAFLGIIIGDMVGFGVAYYFTIHPWDFSQYSDVMWSFGIDPKIYARMYPWVFYVTDMIILGSTLLAAVYPAVKASRLRPVQALRYI
- a CDS encoding ABC transporter permease, encoding MIMTLKLAWRNIWRNRRRSAVILTAIVVGLFGMVFMIAIMKGMSVDMLKTSIENGVGHIQIHEKGFNDNMNVSLNIRDPKYVGNFVEETPSVTAYAERIKARGLVSSPESSSGVEIWGVDHETEPGVSAVKNYLVEGDFLTGKKGEIYIGRSLADKLKVKKGDKIVLMGQGLATEIGAAAFRVSGIFESTSKEFDKYNIYINLTDAQDLLSMPGRVSEIVVMTESLDHVDEVTASLKRDLEVSGLEVLPWMMVIPLMHQMLELWDAFNYIVYILVIMAMAFGIVNTILMSVLERTREIGILMAIGTRPGRVFSMVMWEGFFLGLTGLIAGWVFTLLVFAVVSKTGINISIWADSLKYMGGISPIIYPVLHWNNIIGSSASVFCAALFSAVYPAVKIMRLNPVEAFRSV
- a CDS encoding transcriptional regulator, whose amino-acid sequence is MEKAISITDTLDRVIHERARLGIMTILSAEDEAEFTALKKSLNLSDGNLNAHLKVLEKNGYISVVKEFVKNRPRTVYRVTGEGRRAFEAYVGSLEKFLKSVSKKRGEDVRED
- a CDS encoding outer membrane lipoprotein-sorting protein: MRRIMIMVSLLALIAGIAFPVFSQEMTADEIVRKAEDIMRGSSNVGVMSMHIVNPNWERTLDMKYWEKGKERSLVKITAPAKEAGTVSLKVDNNMWNYLPSVEKVIKIPPSMMMQSWMGSDFTNDDLVRESSIVDDYDPALLGTETLDQGEAYVLELIARPEAPVVWGKINIYIRTEDFAPLRYEYYDEEGEMIRVMYMSEIKKIAGRSYPTIWTMEPVKEEGKKTIITVHEINFDVPVDDNIFNLSDLKRGIVPE
- a CDS encoding ATP-binding cassette domain-containing protein, whose amino-acid sequence is MDTKAIIETKNLEKTYEDSKVAVRALRGVDLEVHEGEFMALSGPSGSGKTTLLNIIGALDYPTGGTVRVAGEDLSGFSKSELSKLRLNRIGFIFQAYNLIPVLTARENVEYVMLLQGVDERERVERAETILTDVGLKDYIDARPNEMSGGQQ